Proteins encoded by one window of Candidatus Binatia bacterium:
- a CDS encoding homocysteine S-methyltransferase family protein — translation MSTTKAGFFSSGRTYITPGGTETFMMFQQGFPLREGCAFEIFDDEAAWDRLKREYLALIFAAAHENGHGLLLDTLVWRAHPDFVTALGYPASDLVRFNELAVQRTREAVAEWRAGDGARAALPVVLTADIGPRGDGYKVSDAEVTPEKARAYHRAQIEVLARAGVELVCALTMTSVAESIGVAQAAAEFGLPVIVSPTVETDGTLPDGTSLGELIRRVDEATGGAPLFYMVNCAHPTHVEGALARAKAEGARWLDRFQGIRANSSRKSHAELDESPELDRGNPAELGREVAAMKREYGLRVVGGCCGTDAEHLTAIARESAAA, via the coding sequence ATGAGCACGACCAAGGCAGGGTTCTTCTCGAGCGGACGGACGTACATCACCCCCGGCGGGACCGAGACCTTCATGATGTTCCAGCAGGGGTTCCCGCTGCGCGAGGGCTGCGCGTTCGAGATCTTCGACGACGAGGCGGCCTGGGACCGCCTCAAGCGCGAGTACCTCGCCCTCATCTTCGCGGCGGCGCACGAGAACGGCCACGGCCTGCTGCTCGACACGCTCGTGTGGCGGGCGCACCCCGACTTCGTCACGGCGCTCGGCTACCCCGCGAGCGACCTCGTTCGCTTCAACGAGCTCGCCGTGCAGCGCACCCGCGAGGCGGTCGCCGAGTGGCGCGCGGGCGACGGCGCGCGCGCCGCGCTGCCCGTGGTCCTCACGGCCGACATCGGCCCGCGGGGCGACGGCTACAAGGTGTCCGACGCCGAGGTGACCCCCGAGAAGGCGCGCGCCTACCACCGCGCCCAGATCGAGGTGCTGGCGCGGGCCGGGGTCGAGCTCGTGTGCGCGCTGACGATGACCAGCGTCGCCGAGTCGATCGGCGTCGCGCAGGCGGCGGCCGAGTTCGGCTTGCCGGTGATCGTGTCGCCGACCGTGGAGACCGACGGCACGCTCCCCGACGGCACGTCGCTCGGCGAGCTGATCCGCCGCGTCGACGAGGCCACCGGCGGCGCGCCGCTCTTCTACATGGTGAACTGCGCGCACCCCACGCACGTCGAGGGCGCGCTCGCCCGCGCCAAGGCCGAGGGCGCCCGCTGGCTCGACCGCTTCCAGGGCATCCGCGCCAACTCGTCGCGCAAGAGCCACGCCGAGCTCGACGAGAGCCCCGAGCTCGACCGCGGCAACCCCGCAGAGCTCGGCCGCGAGGTCGCGGCGATGAAGCGCGAGTACGGGCTGCGCGTCGTCGGCGGGTGCTGCGGGACGGACGCGGAGCATCTCACGGCGATCGCGCGCGAGAGCGCGGCGGCGTAG
- a CDS encoding SDR family oxidoreductase, whose protein sequence is MNVAGKTVVVTGGASGIGRALARRFAAEGARAVVVADRDGDGARRVADELAAESKGAVRAVGERVDVAVEAEIAALVERTERDLGPIDLFCSNAGIVFEGGLETPNEDWQRMWAIHVLAHLHAARALVPRMLARGGGYLLQTASAAGLLSQIGSAPYAVTKHAAVSFAEWLAITYGARGLKVSVLCPQAVRTPMIAGFENGGVAGVDGVLEPEQVADAVIAGLADERFLILPHPQVLEYLRRKTADYDRWIRGMQRLQERFGGSS, encoded by the coding sequence GTGAACGTCGCTGGCAAGACGGTCGTGGTGACGGGCGGCGCGAGCGGCATCGGTCGCGCGCTCGCCCGTCGTTTCGCCGCGGAGGGGGCGCGCGCCGTCGTGGTCGCCGACCGCGACGGCGACGGCGCCCGCCGCGTCGCGGACGAGCTCGCCGCGGAGTCGAAGGGCGCGGTGCGCGCGGTCGGCGAGCGCGTCGACGTCGCCGTCGAGGCCGAGATCGCGGCCCTCGTCGAGCGCACCGAGCGCGACCTCGGGCCGATCGACCTCTTCTGCTCGAACGCCGGCATCGTCTTCGAGGGCGGGCTCGAGACGCCGAACGAGGACTGGCAGCGCATGTGGGCGATCCACGTGCTGGCGCATCTTCATGCAGCACGGGCGCTGGTGCCGCGCATGCTCGCGCGCGGCGGCGGCTACCTGCTGCAGACGGCGTCGGCGGCGGGGCTGCTGAGCCAGATCGGCTCGGCGCCCTACGCGGTCACCAAGCACGCCGCGGTGTCCTTCGCCGAGTGGCTCGCGATCACCTACGGCGCGCGCGGCCTCAAGGTGTCGGTGCTGTGCCCGCAGGCGGTGCGCACGCCGATGATCGCCGGCTTCGAGAACGGCGGCGTCGCCGGCGTCGACGGGGTGCTCGAGCCCGAGCAGGTCGCCGACGCCGTGATCGCCGGGCTCGCCGACGAGCGCTTCCTCATCCTGCCGCACCCGCAGGTGCTCGAGTACCTCCGGCGCAAGACCGCGGACTACGACCGCTGGATCCGCGGCATGCAGCGGCTGCAGGAGCGGTTCGGCGGGTCGAGCTGA
- a CDS encoding nuclear transport factor 2 family protein, with amino-acid sequence MDQRRRGLRQRVPPGCRQRFPEIGRIDLELALAALREENAAGHRWAEVDFRDVRALTVAPDVALLHYAVTARWNYPKDAEKALCATLYVKRDGTWRVAFHQQTAA; translated from the coding sequence GTGGACCAACGACGTCGAGGTCTACGGCAGCGCGTTCCTCCCGGATGCCGTCAGCGTTTCCCCGAGATCGGCAGGATCGATCTCGAGCTCGCCCTGGCCGCGCTCCGCGAGGAGAACGCCGCCGGCCACCGCTGGGCCGAGGTCGACTTTCGAGACGTCCGCGCGCTCACGGTCGCGCCGGACGTCGCGCTGCTGCACTACGCGGTGACCGCGCGTTGGAACTACCCGAAGGACGCCGAGAAGGCTCTCTGCGCGACGCTCTACGTCAAGCGAGACGGCACGTGGCGCGTCGCGTTCCATCAGCAAACCGCTGCTTGA
- a CDS encoding DUF763 domain-containing protein, which yields MARRSGSADLPLHGGRVPRWLADRMSRLGRVIVEAIVLEYGRDELLRRLAHPFWFQSFGAVMGMDWHSSGITTAVLGALKRGLAPVEHELGVHVCGGRGAHSRRTPHELLALGERVGIDGDALARTSRLVAKVDNAAVQDGFTLYLHGFIVTDDGRWVVVQQGMSPEARLARRYHWLSEGLESFLDDPHAAIEGRSRGVIVNLADRRAARSRASQLALLARGPDRVLAALRGPLPELARVPEELAEPEAAPGPVQPTLPHLVMPTRHDVRAGDVVLRRLHGALAAAADRAPEDFTDLLLTPGVGARTLFALALAAEVIHGTPCRFSDPARFSLALGGKDGHPFSVPLRVYDETLRVLTRAVEAARLANDDRLAALRRLDAEARRLERLVKGPSFEELIVRERARSAELGGRSVGRGGGRVGGGETGVGRGLRGVAPSATSGVRSPRS from the coding sequence GTGGCGAGACGTTCGGGCAGCGCCGATCTGCCGCTGCACGGCGGTCGCGTGCCGCGCTGGCTCGCGGACCGCATGAGCCGGCTCGGACGGGTGATCGTCGAGGCGATCGTCCTCGAGTACGGCCGCGACGAGCTCCTGCGCCGGCTCGCGCACCCGTTCTGGTTCCAGTCCTTCGGCGCGGTGATGGGCATGGACTGGCACTCGTCCGGCATCACCACCGCGGTGCTCGGCGCGCTCAAGCGCGGGCTCGCGCCGGTCGAGCACGAGCTCGGCGTGCACGTCTGCGGCGGACGCGGCGCGCACTCGCGACGCACGCCGCACGAGCTGCTCGCGCTCGGCGAGCGGGTCGGGATCGACGGCGACGCGCTCGCGCGCACGAGCCGGCTCGTCGCCAAGGTCGACAACGCCGCCGTGCAGGACGGCTTCACGCTCTACCTGCACGGCTTCATCGTGACCGACGACGGCCGCTGGGTCGTCGTGCAGCAAGGGATGAGCCCCGAGGCGCGGCTCGCGCGCCGCTACCACTGGCTGTCGGAGGGGCTCGAGAGCTTTCTCGACGATCCGCACGCCGCGATCGAGGGACGAAGCCGCGGCGTGATCGTCAACCTCGCCGACCGGCGCGCCGCGCGCTCGCGCGCGAGCCAGCTCGCGCTGCTCGCGCGCGGTCCGGATCGCGTGCTCGCGGCGCTGCGCGGTCCGCTGCCGGAGCTGGCGCGCGTGCCCGAAGAGCTTGCCGAGCCCGAAGCTGCGCCCGGGCCCGTGCAGCCGACGCTGCCGCACCTCGTGATGCCGACGCGGCACGACGTGCGCGCAGGCGACGTCGTCCTGCGCCGCCTGCACGGCGCGCTCGCCGCCGCCGCCGACCGCGCGCCCGAGGACTTCACCGATCTGCTCTTGACGCCCGGGGTCGGCGCGCGGACGCTCTTCGCGCTGGCGCTCGCCGCCGAGGTGATCCACGGCACGCCGTGCCGCTTCTCCGACCCCGCGCGCTTCTCGCTCGCGCTCGGCGGCAAGGACGGACACCCGTTCTCCGTGCCGCTGCGCGTCTACGACGAGACGCTGCGCGTGCTGACTCGCGCGGTGGAGGCCGCGCGCCTCGCGAACGACGACCGGCTCGCGGCGCTGCGCCGGCTCGACGCCGAGGCGCGGCGGCTCGAGCGGCTGGTGAAGGGACCGTCGTTCGAGGAGCTGATCGTGCGCGAGCGCGCGCGCTCGGCGGAGCTCGGCGGCCGCAGCGTCGGGCGCGGCGGCGGTCGCGTCGGGGGCGGCGAGACTGGCGTCGGACGCGGCTTACGCGGCGTCGCTCCGAGTGCGACGTCCGGCGTGCGCTCGCCGCGGTCCTGA
- a CDS encoding FAD-dependent monooxygenase: MRNEVEVLVVGGGPVGLQTALELQQHGVEPLVIDQRPRPDTWCKALGLTPRTLEVWDQCGVLLEALRRGCFFAGMDSSVDNGPVTREEVDAPGMPYGFLSLAQYESEALLREAFARHGGRVEQGARLVDFDMRADGVVARIATADGERKVACRWLVGCDGAHSTVRHGLGLQYEGDAYEMTFMLGDVRLHWDRSHAYGHRFTQTENGELRNILVAIPVPGDPKRYRVSCAAPMEQQEEGADLSQPPTLEKLREVMSPILPPGTEMTDLVWSSYYRISHRIVSRYAKDRAFLVGDAAHIHPPIGGQGMNTGIQDAHNLAWKLALAVRGRAASELLESYDAERRPVGLDVVNRTTRRMDAGLATGEIRFNQWLEDSQLFVNYRDSRWVSEDVAPGALAAGPRPGDRAPDAGGLVRDWVATPLRIADLVRRPEHVLLLCFGADAKEDDFTRVAALADRLRERFADEIAIWGIAQPGARAVELERFPLLRDASGEFAEKYGARGTCLYLVRPDRYVGFRCDRHDLAALERALARTFA; this comes from the coding sequence ATGCGAAACGAGGTCGAGGTCTTGGTGGTGGGTGGTGGTCCGGTCGGGCTGCAGACGGCGCTCGAGCTGCAGCAGCACGGCGTCGAGCCCTTGGTGATCGACCAGCGGCCGCGACCGGACACGTGGTGCAAGGCTCTTGGCTTGACGCCGCGCACGCTCGAGGTCTGGGACCAGTGCGGGGTGCTGCTCGAGGCGCTGCGTCGCGGCTGCTTCTTCGCCGGCATGGACTCGTCCGTCGACAACGGACCGGTGACGCGCGAGGAAGTCGACGCGCCGGGCATGCCGTACGGCTTCCTGAGCCTCGCGCAGTACGAGAGCGAGGCGCTTCTGCGTGAAGCGTTCGCGCGTCACGGCGGCCGCGTCGAGCAGGGCGCGCGGCTGGTCGATTTCGACATGCGCGCGGACGGCGTCGTCGCGCGCATCGCGACCGCGGATGGCGAGCGCAAGGTCGCGTGCCGCTGGCTCGTCGGCTGCGACGGCGCGCACAGCACGGTGCGCCACGGGCTCGGCCTCCAGTACGAGGGCGACGCCTACGAGATGACCTTCATGCTGGGCGACGTGCGCCTCCACTGGGACCGCTCGCACGCCTACGGGCACCGCTTCACGCAGACGGAGAACGGCGAGCTGCGCAACATCCTCGTCGCGATCCCGGTGCCGGGCGATCCCAAGCGCTACCGGGTGTCGTGCGCGGCGCCGATGGAGCAGCAGGAGGAGGGCGCGGATCTGAGCCAACCGCCGACGCTCGAGAAGCTGCGCGAGGTGATGTCGCCGATCCTGCCGCCGGGCACCGAGATGACCGACCTGGTCTGGTCGTCGTACTACCGGATCAGCCACCGCATCGTGTCGCGCTACGCGAAGGACCGCGCGTTCCTGGTCGGCGACGCGGCGCACATCCACCCGCCGATCGGCGGGCAGGGCATGAACACCGGCATCCAGGACGCGCACAACCTCGCCTGGAAGCTCGCGCTCGCGGTGCGCGGTCGTGCGGCGTCGGAGCTGCTCGAGAGCTACGACGCCGAGCGCCGTCCGGTCGGGCTCGACGTCGTCAACCGCACGACCCGGCGCATGGACGCCGGCCTCGCGACCGGCGAGATCCGCTTCAACCAGTGGCTCGAGGACTCGCAGCTCTTCGTCAACTACCGCGACAGCCGCTGGGTGTCGGAGGACGTCGCGCCGGGCGCGCTCGCCGCGGGTCCGCGTCCGGGAGACCGCGCGCCCGACGCGGGCGGGCTCGTGCGCGACTGGGTCGCGACACCGCTGCGCATCGCCGATCTCGTCCGCAGGCCCGAGCACGTGCTGCTGCTCTGCTTCGGCGCCGACGCGAAGGAGGACGACTTCACGCGCGTAGCGGCGCTCGCCGACCGGCTGCGCGAGCGCTTCGCGGACGAGATCGCGATCTGGGGCATCGCACAGCCCGGCGCGCGCGCGGTCGAGCTCGAGCGCTTCCCGCTGCTGCGCGACGCGTCCGGCGAGTTCGCAGAGAAGTACGGCGCGCGCGGCACCTGCCTCTATCTCGTGCGCCCGGATCGCTACGTCGGCTTCCGCTGCGACCGCCACGACCTCGCGGCGCTCGAGCGAGCGCTCGCGCGCACGTTCGCGTGA